A region of Mugil cephalus isolate CIBA_MC_2020 chromosome 3, CIBA_Mcephalus_1.1, whole genome shotgun sequence DNA encodes the following proteins:
- the trpm5 gene encoding transient receptor potential cation channel subfamily M member 5 isoform X1, which translates to MQERKDTPLGTLQPQTRCLRCGDVLEWSEEHSVLMGCSCCATVDETLENVARGLASRMKKEKSQWAAGRVGDIDFIGSTKMRGKFVRVRSNTDPVLIYQMLTEEWGLAPPHLVVALVGGDELAQMKPWLRDTLRKGLVKAAQSTGAWILTNGLRFGITKHLGQAVRDHSLASTSSKVRVVAIGIAPWNMIHNREALLTAKVDEPAAYLPQDLPHGSVYSLDSHHSHFVLVEEDPNRPGATSEMRVKLLKHISLQRTGYGGTGSFEIPVLCLLVHGEPRILKRMHKGIGNSTPWLILAGSGGVADILVTLMNRGCWDTDSVHELLLDTFPNAHHSADISNWVKLIQKVLDNGHLLTVHDPEQESSELDTVILKALVKACKSQSQEAQDFLDELKLAVAWNRVDIAKSDIFNGDVEWKACDLEEVMMDALINDKPDFVRLFVDNGVNLGEFLTYGRLQELYWSVSEKSLLHNLLLKKYEEKQILLGAARTPGPPVHHPPDQGDRKRFTLYEVAKVLKDFLHDSCKGFYQKVPTERPAKGRLFHSQKNLAELEERCEHPWRDLFLWAVLQNRQQMANYFWAMGPEAVAAALAGCKILKEMARLESEAESARSMKEAKYEQFALDVFGECYSNSEDRAYALLVRRTHCWSKSTVLNLATEADAKSFFAHDGVQALLTKIWWGAMTTDTAISKLVVSFFCPPLIWTNLIKFSDEELDNRNGGEQFVELDSLDTEKALLLTDDDDAMDSSPRGPAAQSCASVWWRFLLRRWRRFWSAPVTVFLGNVIMYFAFLCLFTYVLLLDFRPPPPLGPGAPEIMLYFWVFTLVLEEIRQSFFTDEEMNILKKFKLYVEDNWNKCDMVAISLFVVGVSCRMATDTYEAGRTVLAIDFMVFTLRLIHIFAIHKQLGPKIIIVERMMKDVFFFLFFLSVWLIAYGVATQALLHPNDPRIDWVFRRALYRPYLHIFGQIPLEEIDAARMPEMNCTNDSEEIILGLRPPCPNVYANWLVILLLVIFLLVTNVLLLNLLIAMFSYTFQVVQGNTDIFWKFQRYNLIVEYHSRPALAPPFIIISHLSQLLLSLVKRPESKQEHLERELPPGLDQRLITWETVQKENYLAKLERQHWESSEERLKSTSSKVQSLLKIVGGFKDQEKRMATIEAQVRYCGEVLSWMAECFAQSTLKCGKEAPRAPVSLTGAKACSAMEVPQGQPEKEEKKEEMEAKPGHPGYGANKKFPYIDE; encoded by the exons ATGCAGGAGAGGAAAGACACACCTCTG GGAACATTACAGCCGCAGACACGATGCCTGCGATGTGGGGACGTGCTGGAGTGGTCAGAGGAACACAG TGTCCTCATGGGCTGCTCATGTTGCGCTACGGTGGATGAGACTCTGGAAAATGTAGCCAGGGGCCTGGCCAGCaggatgaagaaggagaagagtcAATGGGCGGCGGGACGAGTGGGTGACATAGACTTCATTGGCTCAACTAAGATGAGAGGAAAG TTTGTGAGGGTGCGCAGCAACACAGACCCGGTGCTGATCTACCAGATGTTGACAGAAGAGTGGGGCCTTGCTCCTCCGCACCTGGTGGTGGCGCTGGTGGGAGGAGATGAGCTGGCTCAGATGAAGCCATGGCTCAGGGACACTCTGAGGAAAGGGCTGGTGAAGGCTGCACAAAGCACag GGGCATGGATTTTGACTAATGGCCTTCGATTTGGCATCACTAAGCACTTGGGCCAGGCGGTGCGAGATCACTCCTTGGCTAGCACCTCCTCTAAAGTTCGAGTGGTGGCCATTGGCATCGCACCCTGGAACATGATACACAACCGAGAGGCACTGCTCACTGCCAAG GTGGATGAACCTGCAGCGTACTTGCCTCAGGACTTGCCGCACGGGTCAGTGTATTCCCTGGACAGCCATCATTCCCACTTtgtgctggtggaggaggatcCCAACAGACCAGGAGCCACCAGCGAAATGAGGGTGAAGCTGCTCAAACACATCTCTCTACAGCGCACTGGATATGGAG GCACAGGAAGCTTTGAGATCCCCGTGCTGTGTCTCCTGGTCCACGGAGAACCGAGGATCCTGAAg AGAATGCATAAAGGCATTGGCAATTCGACACCATGGCTGATCCTAGCAGGCTCTGGAGGCGTGGCAGACATCCTTGTCACACTGATGAATAGAGGCTGCTGGGATACGGACAGTGTtcatgagctgctgctggacacCTTTCCAAATGCCCACCACAGCGCAGACATCAGTAACTGGGTCAAGCTG ATCCAGAAGGTTCTCGATAATGGACACCTCCTTACTGTGCACGACCCTGAACAGGAGAGCTCCGAGCTGGATACGGTCATTCTCAAAGCTCTAGTCAAGG ctTGCAAGAGCCAGAGTCAGGAAGCCCAAGACTTCCTCGATGAACTGAAGCTGGCCGTGGCCTGGAACCGAGTGGATATTGCCAAAAGTGACATATTTAACGGTGATGTGGAATGGAAG GCTTGTGACCTAGAAGAGGTGATGATGGACGCGCTGATCAACGACAAACCGGACTTCGTGCGCCTCTTTGTGGACAACGGCGTGAACCTGGGCGAGTTCCTGACCTACGGCCGTCTACAGGAGCTTTATTGGTCTGTCTCGGAAAAGAGCCTCCTTCACAACTTGCTCCTCAAAAAGTACGAGGAGAAGCAGATCCTGCTGGGAGCCGCAAGGACGCCCGGTCCACCTGTTCACCATCCCCCCGACCAAGGGGACCGGAAACGCTTCACCCTGTACGAGGTCGCCAAAGTGCTGAAAGACTTCCTGCATGACTCCTGTAAAGGCTTTTACCAAAAGGTTCCCACG GAGAGGCCAGCGAAGGGTCGACTGTTCCACAGCCAGAAGAACCTGGCTGAGTTAGAGGAGCGCTGCGAACATCCTTGGCGGGATCTATTCCTCTGGGCCGTCCTTCAGAACCGACAGCAGATGGCCAACTACTTTTGGGCTATG GGCCCTGAGGCGGTCGCGGCAGCGCTGGCAGGTTGCAAGATCCTGAAAGAGATGGCACGACTGGAATCTGAGGCCGAGTCCGCCCGTAGTATGAAGGAGGCCAAGTACGAGCAGTTTGCCCTTG ATGTCTTCGGAGAGTGTTACTCCAACAGCGAAGACAGGGCTTATGCTTTGTTAGTGAGGAGAACACACTGCTGGAGCAAATCTACAGTCCTTAACTTGGCGACGGAGGCCGATGCCAAATCCTTCTTTGCCCACGACGGAGTTCAG GCTCTCCTCACGAAGATTTGGTGGGGGGCTATGACGACAGACACGGCCATCTCCAAACTTGTGGTGTCTTTCTTTTGTCCGCCGCTCATCTGGACCAACCTCATAAAGTTCAG CGACGAGGAACTTGACAATCGTAACGGTGGCGAGCAGTTTGTGGAACTGGACAGTCTAGATACGGAGAAGGCATTATTGCTGACCGACGACGATGACGCTAT GGACTCCTCGCCGAGAGGACCAGCAGCTCAGAGCTGCGCCTCCGTCTGGTGGCGTTTCCTGCTCCGCCGCTGGCGCCGCTTCTGGAGCGCTCCTGTCACCGTGTTCCTCGGGAATGTCATCATGTATTTCGccttcctctgcctcttcaCCTACGTGCTGCTGCTCGACTTCCGCCCACCCCCACCCTTAGGCCCCGGAGCCCCAGAGATAATGCTCTACTTCTGGGTCTTCACCTTGGTGCTGGAGGAAATTCGACAG agcttcttcactgatgaagagatgaacATCTTGAAGAAGTTTAAGCTCTACGTGGAGGACAACTGGAACAAGTGTGACATGGTTGCCATCTCACTCTTTGTTGTCGGGGTTTCATGCAG AATGGCGACCGACACTTACGAGGCAGGAAGGACGGTGCTGGCGATAGATTTCATGGTGTTTACTCTGCGTCTGATCCACATCTTTGCCATTCACAAGCAGCTGGGCCCCAAGATCATCATTGTGGAAAGAATG ATGAAggatgttttcttcttcctctttttcctgaGCGTGTGGCTCATTGCGTACGGAGTCGCCACCCAGGCTCTGCTCCACCCCAACGACCCCAGGATTGACTGGGTGTTCCGTAGAGCCTTGTACCGCCCGTACCTGCACATCTTTGGCCAGATTCCCTTGGAAGAAATAGACG CTGCTCGCATGCCTGAAATGAACTGCACCAATGACTCAGAGGAGATTATCCTGGGCCTACGGCCGCCATGTCCAAATGTCTATGCCAACTGGCTGGTCATTCTGCTGCTGGTTATCTTCCTTCTTGTCACCAACGTCCTGCTGCTCAACCTCCTCATTGCCATGTTCAG CTACACGTTCCAGGTAGTGCAGGGCAACACTGACATCTTCTGGAAGTTCCAGAGATATAACCTGATTGTGGAATATCACAGCCGTCCAGCGCTGGCCCCGCCCTTCATCATTATCAGCCAcctctctcagctcctcctcagcctggTCAAACGGCCTGAGTCCAAGCAGGAGCATCTTG AGAGGGAGCTGCCGCCAGGACTAGACCAGAGGCTAATAACATGGGAGACGGTGCAGAAAGAGAACTACCTGGCTAAACTGGAGCGCCAGCACTGGGAGAGCAGCGAGGAGAGACTCAAGAGTACCTCCTCAAA GGTTCAGAGTTTGCTGAAGATTGTTGGTGGATTTAAGGACCAGGAGAAACGAATGGCGACCATAGAAGCTCAG GTCAGATATTGTGGAGAGGTGTTGTCCTGGATGGCAGAGTGCTTTGCTCAGAGCACGCTCAAATGCGGGAAGGAAGCTCCAAGAGCTCCAG TGTCTCTAACAGGTGCCAAAGCATGCAGCGCCATGGAGGTACCTCAGGGTCaaccagaaaaagaagagaaaaaggaagaaatggaagCCAAACCAGGCCACCCAGGATACGGAGCCAACAAAAAATTTCCATACATCGATGAATAA
- the cdkn1ca gene encoding cyclin-dependent kinase inhibitor 1Ca: MNPIRCRESVCRNLFGPVDHDQLRRDLKQKLNEIAEEDSRRWNFNFQREAPLPGRFQWEEMPADCAAPFYQESAQPEDAAHASDPSEEVIDRLSDGEESARADQENCSSVSNTRKHPVEVTPVRRKRTHSKSAAKLRNNARITDFFTKRRRTTETKSILNPFHASSNEAALCKTIR; this comes from the exons ATGAATCCCATCAGGTGCAGAGAGTCGGTTTGCAGGAATCTGTTCGGCCCGGTGGACCACGACCAGCTGCGAAGGGACTTGAAGCAGAAGCTTAATGAAATTGCTGAGGAAGACAGCCGGCGCTGGAACTTTAACTTTCAGCGTGAAGCGCCGCTTCCCGGCAGGTTCCAGTGGGAGGAAATGCCCGCAGACTGCGCTGCGCCCTTTTACCAGGAATCCGCACAGCCCGAGGACGCTGCCCATGCTTCGGACCCTTCGGAGGAGGTTATCGACAGGCTGAGCGACGGCGAAGAAAGCGCAAGGGCGGACCAGGAGAACTGTTCCAGCGTCTCAAACACGCGCAAACATCCCGTCGAGGTGACGCCagtcaggaggaagaggacgcaCTCCAAATCTGCAGCCAAACTCAGGAACAACGCGCGAATTACAG ATTTCTtcacaaagagaaggaggacgaCAGAAACCAAGAGCATCCTGAATCCTTTCCACGCCAGTTCAAATGAAGCAGCTCTGTGCAAGACAATAAGATGA
- the trpm5 gene encoding transient receptor potential cation channel subfamily M member 5 isoform X2, which produces MQERKDTPLGTLQPQTRCLRCGDVLEWSEEHSVLMGCSCCATVDETLENVARGLASRMKKEKSQWAAGRVGDIDFIGSTKMRGKFVRVRSNTDPVLIYQMLTEEWGLAPPHLVVALVGGDELAQMKPWLRDTLRKGLVKAAQSTGAWILTNGLRFGITKHLGQAVRDHSLASTSSKVRVVAIGIAPWNMIHNREALLTAKVDEPAAYLPQDLPHGSVYSLDSHHSHFVLVEEDPNRPGATSEMRVKLLKHISLQRTGYGGTGSFEIPVLCLLVHGEPRILKRMHKGIGNSTPWLILAGSGGVADILVTLMNRGCWDTDSVHELLLDTFPNAHHSADISNWVKLIQKVLDNGHLLTVHDPEQESSELDTVILKALVKACKSQSQEAQDFLDELKLAVAWNRVDIAKSDIFNGDVEWKACDLEEVMMDALINDKPDFVRLFVDNGVNLGEFLTYGRLQELYWSVSEKSLLHNLLLKKYEEKQILLGAARTPGPPVHHPPDQGDRKRFTLYEVAKVLKDFLHDSCKGFYQKVPTERPAKGRLFHSQKNLAELEERCEHPWRDLFLWAVLQNRQQMANYFWAMGPEAVAAALAGCKILKEMARLESEAESARSMKEAKYEQFALDVFGECYSNSEDRAYALLVRRTHCWSKSTVLNLATEADAKSFFAHDGVQALLTKIWWGAMTTDTAISKLVVSFFCPPLIWTNLIKFSDEELDNRNGGEQFVELDSLDTEKALLLTDDDDAMDSSPRGPAAQSCASVWWRFLLRRWRRFWSAPVTVFLGNVIMYFAFLCLFTYVLLLDFRPPPPLGPGAPEIMLYFWVFTLVLEEIRQSFFTDEEMNILKKFKLYVEDNWNKCDMVAISLFVVGVSCRMATDTYEAGRTVLAIDFMVFTLRLIHIFAIHKQLGPKIIIVERMMKDVFFFLFFLSVWLIAYGVATQALLHPNDPRIDWVFRRALYRPYLHIFGQIPLEEIDAARMPEMNCTNDSEEIILGLRPPCPNVYANWLVILLLVIFLLVTNVLLLNLLIAMFSYTFQVVQGNTDIFWKFQRYNLIVEYHSRPALAPPFIIISHLSQLLLSLVKRPESKQEHLERELPPGLDQRLITWETVQKENYLAKLERQHWESSEERLKSTSSKVQSLLKIVGGFKDQEKRMATIEAQVRYCGEVLSWMAECFAQSTLKCGKEAPRAPGAKACSAMEVPQGQPEKEEKKEEMEAKPGHPGYGANKKFPYIDE; this is translated from the exons ATGCAGGAGAGGAAAGACACACCTCTG GGAACATTACAGCCGCAGACACGATGCCTGCGATGTGGGGACGTGCTGGAGTGGTCAGAGGAACACAG TGTCCTCATGGGCTGCTCATGTTGCGCTACGGTGGATGAGACTCTGGAAAATGTAGCCAGGGGCCTGGCCAGCaggatgaagaaggagaagagtcAATGGGCGGCGGGACGAGTGGGTGACATAGACTTCATTGGCTCAACTAAGATGAGAGGAAAG TTTGTGAGGGTGCGCAGCAACACAGACCCGGTGCTGATCTACCAGATGTTGACAGAAGAGTGGGGCCTTGCTCCTCCGCACCTGGTGGTGGCGCTGGTGGGAGGAGATGAGCTGGCTCAGATGAAGCCATGGCTCAGGGACACTCTGAGGAAAGGGCTGGTGAAGGCTGCACAAAGCACag GGGCATGGATTTTGACTAATGGCCTTCGATTTGGCATCACTAAGCACTTGGGCCAGGCGGTGCGAGATCACTCCTTGGCTAGCACCTCCTCTAAAGTTCGAGTGGTGGCCATTGGCATCGCACCCTGGAACATGATACACAACCGAGAGGCACTGCTCACTGCCAAG GTGGATGAACCTGCAGCGTACTTGCCTCAGGACTTGCCGCACGGGTCAGTGTATTCCCTGGACAGCCATCATTCCCACTTtgtgctggtggaggaggatcCCAACAGACCAGGAGCCACCAGCGAAATGAGGGTGAAGCTGCTCAAACACATCTCTCTACAGCGCACTGGATATGGAG GCACAGGAAGCTTTGAGATCCCCGTGCTGTGTCTCCTGGTCCACGGAGAACCGAGGATCCTGAAg AGAATGCATAAAGGCATTGGCAATTCGACACCATGGCTGATCCTAGCAGGCTCTGGAGGCGTGGCAGACATCCTTGTCACACTGATGAATAGAGGCTGCTGGGATACGGACAGTGTtcatgagctgctgctggacacCTTTCCAAATGCCCACCACAGCGCAGACATCAGTAACTGGGTCAAGCTG ATCCAGAAGGTTCTCGATAATGGACACCTCCTTACTGTGCACGACCCTGAACAGGAGAGCTCCGAGCTGGATACGGTCATTCTCAAAGCTCTAGTCAAGG ctTGCAAGAGCCAGAGTCAGGAAGCCCAAGACTTCCTCGATGAACTGAAGCTGGCCGTGGCCTGGAACCGAGTGGATATTGCCAAAAGTGACATATTTAACGGTGATGTGGAATGGAAG GCTTGTGACCTAGAAGAGGTGATGATGGACGCGCTGATCAACGACAAACCGGACTTCGTGCGCCTCTTTGTGGACAACGGCGTGAACCTGGGCGAGTTCCTGACCTACGGCCGTCTACAGGAGCTTTATTGGTCTGTCTCGGAAAAGAGCCTCCTTCACAACTTGCTCCTCAAAAAGTACGAGGAGAAGCAGATCCTGCTGGGAGCCGCAAGGACGCCCGGTCCACCTGTTCACCATCCCCCCGACCAAGGGGACCGGAAACGCTTCACCCTGTACGAGGTCGCCAAAGTGCTGAAAGACTTCCTGCATGACTCCTGTAAAGGCTTTTACCAAAAGGTTCCCACG GAGAGGCCAGCGAAGGGTCGACTGTTCCACAGCCAGAAGAACCTGGCTGAGTTAGAGGAGCGCTGCGAACATCCTTGGCGGGATCTATTCCTCTGGGCCGTCCTTCAGAACCGACAGCAGATGGCCAACTACTTTTGGGCTATG GGCCCTGAGGCGGTCGCGGCAGCGCTGGCAGGTTGCAAGATCCTGAAAGAGATGGCACGACTGGAATCTGAGGCCGAGTCCGCCCGTAGTATGAAGGAGGCCAAGTACGAGCAGTTTGCCCTTG ATGTCTTCGGAGAGTGTTACTCCAACAGCGAAGACAGGGCTTATGCTTTGTTAGTGAGGAGAACACACTGCTGGAGCAAATCTACAGTCCTTAACTTGGCGACGGAGGCCGATGCCAAATCCTTCTTTGCCCACGACGGAGTTCAG GCTCTCCTCACGAAGATTTGGTGGGGGGCTATGACGACAGACACGGCCATCTCCAAACTTGTGGTGTCTTTCTTTTGTCCGCCGCTCATCTGGACCAACCTCATAAAGTTCAG CGACGAGGAACTTGACAATCGTAACGGTGGCGAGCAGTTTGTGGAACTGGACAGTCTAGATACGGAGAAGGCATTATTGCTGACCGACGACGATGACGCTAT GGACTCCTCGCCGAGAGGACCAGCAGCTCAGAGCTGCGCCTCCGTCTGGTGGCGTTTCCTGCTCCGCCGCTGGCGCCGCTTCTGGAGCGCTCCTGTCACCGTGTTCCTCGGGAATGTCATCATGTATTTCGccttcctctgcctcttcaCCTACGTGCTGCTGCTCGACTTCCGCCCACCCCCACCCTTAGGCCCCGGAGCCCCAGAGATAATGCTCTACTTCTGGGTCTTCACCTTGGTGCTGGAGGAAATTCGACAG agcttcttcactgatgaagagatgaacATCTTGAAGAAGTTTAAGCTCTACGTGGAGGACAACTGGAACAAGTGTGACATGGTTGCCATCTCACTCTTTGTTGTCGGGGTTTCATGCAG AATGGCGACCGACACTTACGAGGCAGGAAGGACGGTGCTGGCGATAGATTTCATGGTGTTTACTCTGCGTCTGATCCACATCTTTGCCATTCACAAGCAGCTGGGCCCCAAGATCATCATTGTGGAAAGAATG ATGAAggatgttttcttcttcctctttttcctgaGCGTGTGGCTCATTGCGTACGGAGTCGCCACCCAGGCTCTGCTCCACCCCAACGACCCCAGGATTGACTGGGTGTTCCGTAGAGCCTTGTACCGCCCGTACCTGCACATCTTTGGCCAGATTCCCTTGGAAGAAATAGACG CTGCTCGCATGCCTGAAATGAACTGCACCAATGACTCAGAGGAGATTATCCTGGGCCTACGGCCGCCATGTCCAAATGTCTATGCCAACTGGCTGGTCATTCTGCTGCTGGTTATCTTCCTTCTTGTCACCAACGTCCTGCTGCTCAACCTCCTCATTGCCATGTTCAG CTACACGTTCCAGGTAGTGCAGGGCAACACTGACATCTTCTGGAAGTTCCAGAGATATAACCTGATTGTGGAATATCACAGCCGTCCAGCGCTGGCCCCGCCCTTCATCATTATCAGCCAcctctctcagctcctcctcagcctggTCAAACGGCCTGAGTCCAAGCAGGAGCATCTTG AGAGGGAGCTGCCGCCAGGACTAGACCAGAGGCTAATAACATGGGAGACGGTGCAGAAAGAGAACTACCTGGCTAAACTGGAGCGCCAGCACTGGGAGAGCAGCGAGGAGAGACTCAAGAGTACCTCCTCAAA GGTTCAGAGTTTGCTGAAGATTGTTGGTGGATTTAAGGACCAGGAGAAACGAATGGCGACCATAGAAGCTCAG GTCAGATATTGTGGAGAGGTGTTGTCCTGGATGGCAGAGTGCTTTGCTCAGAGCACGCTCAAATGCGGGAAGGAAGCTCCAAGAGCTCCAG GTGCCAAAGCATGCAGCGCCATGGAGGTACCTCAGGGTCaaccagaaaaagaagagaaaaaggaagaaatggaagCCAAACCAGGCCACCCAGGATACGGAGCCAACAAAAAATTTCCATACATCGATGAATAA
- the traf6 gene encoding TNF receptor-associated factor 6, which translates to MACFESTKGSLEEDSYEGGVEELSSCAIAMQGKENESLASPSESPGTYISGTSASFQAAAPLQGYDVEFDPPLESKYECPICLMALRNAVQTRCGHRFCKSCIEKSIRDTGQRCPVDNESLSEDQLFPDNFAKREILSLTVRCPNSGCADKMELRHLENHLQQCQFATAPCPQCLQSVRKSRLEEHTTVECGRRPMLCPDCVTEFVYEERELHMQQCPFASVKCQYCEMDLIRDQIESHCDTDCPKAPIACNFSIFGCKERMLRHNLAQHMQEFTQMHMRYMAEFLRGLSLNGTTPRSLWTSGPSVSSESEVAAASVTTCSGLRSAASCASSCAPGQPSEENHRLREMDGRLVKQDHQLRELIILKETQAGQLAELRRRVSMLEETVKELEGQQCHGIFIWRLKGFSGHLRSQEAGMPVVEHSPGFYTGRPGYKLCLRLHLQTPNAPRCSNYISLFVHTMQGVFDGQLTWPFQGTIRLAILDQGPEGQHHVEVMETKPDLQAFQKPTIQRNPKGFGYVTFMHLHQLAQRAFVKDDTLLIRCEVTPRFDSMLHREGPAVQPRGPEASFSRD; encoded by the exons ATGGCTTGCTTTGAAAGCACCAAGGggagtctggaggaggacagCTATGAGGGAGGTGTAGAAGAGTTGTCCAGCTGTGCCATAGCAATGCAGGGAAAGGAAAATGAATCCCTTGCTAGCCCTTCGGAGAGCCCGGGCACCTACATCAGTGGCACCTCTGCAAGTTTTCAGGCTGCTGCCCCCCTTCAGGGCTACGACGTGGAGTTCGACCCACCCCTGGAGAGTAAATATGAGTGCCCTATCTGCCTCATGGCTCTGAGGAATGCCGTTCAAACACGCTGCGGTCACCGTTTCTGCAAGAGCTGTATTGAGAAGTCCATTCG TGATACAGGACAGAGGTGTCCCGTGGACAACGAATCGCTGTCAGAAGACCAGCTGTTTCCTGACAACTTTGCCAAAAGGGAGATTCTTTCACTGACTGTTCGCTGTCCAAACTCTGGCTGTGCTGACAAAATGGAGCTCCGACATTTAGAG AATCATTTGCAACAGTGTCAGTTTGCCACTGCACCTTGCCCACAGTGTCTGCAGTCTGTGAGAAAGAGCCGCCTAGAGGAGCACACAACTGTTGAGTGTGGAAGAAGACCCATGTTGTGTCCAGACTGTGTGACAGAGTTTGTTTATGAGGAGAGAGAG CTTCATATGCAGCAGTGTCCCTTTGCCAGTGTGAAGTGTCAGTACTGTGAGATGGATCTCATCAGGGACCAG atcGAATCTCATTGTGACACAGATTGCCCGAAAGCACCCATTGCCTGTAACTTTAGCATCTTCGGCTGTAAGGAAAGG ATGCTGCGCCACAACCTAGCTCAGCACATGCAGGAGTTCACACAGATGCATATGCGCTACATGGCTGAGTTTCTGCGTGGCCTCAGCCTGAACGGCACCACACCCAGATCCCTGTGGACGTCGGGACCTTCCGTTTCTTCGGAGAGTGAAGTAGCTGCAGCGTCAGTAACGACATGTAGTGGACTCAGATCAGCTGCAAGCTGCGCCAGCAGCTGTGCTCCGGGTCAGCCCAGCGAAGAGAACCACAGGCTCAGAGAGATGGATGGACGATTGGTGAAGCAGGATCATCAGCTGCGTGAGCTCATCAtcttaaaagaaacacaa GCAGGCCAGCTTGCAGAGCTCCGGCGTAGGGTGTCAATGCTGGAAGAGACAGTGAAGGAGCTGGAGGGCCAGCAGTGCCACGGTATCTTCATCTGGCGCCTCAAAGGGTTCTCTGGCCACCTACGGAGCCAAGAAGCGGGCATGCCTGTGGTCGAGCACAGCCCCGGCTTCTACACAGGCCGCCCGGGCTACAAGCTGTGTCTGCGCTTACACCTGCAGACGCCCAACGCCCCACGCTGCTCCAACTACATCTCCCTGTTCGTCCACACCATGCAAGGAGTTTTTGACGGGCAGCTGACCTGGCCGTTTCAAGGGACCATCCGACTGGCCATCCTAGACCAGGGCCCAGAGGGTCAGCATCACGTGGAGGTGATGGAGACTAAGCCAGACCTGCAAGCGTTCCAGAAACCCACTATTCAGCGCAACCCCAAAGGATTCGGATACGTCACCTTCATGCACCTGCATCAGCTGGCTCAGAGAGCTTTTGTTAAGGATGACACGCTGCTTATCCGCTGTGAGGTGACACCACGTTTTGACAGTATGCTTCATCGGGAAGGTCCAGCAGTACAGCCTAGAGGGCCTGAGGCATCATTTTCAAGAGACTGA